The DNA region CCCTGCCGACAGTGGTCGGCAGGGGTTGATTTTTCTGGTGCGCCCGAGAGGATTCGAACCTCTGACCTACGGATTCGTAGTCCGGCGCTCTATCCGGCTGAGCTACGGGCGCGTCGTGAAGAAAGAGTTTCTAAGGTATGCCCCTGGATGTGTCAAGCAACTTGAGAAAAAGTTTCAAAAAAATACCGATGCGGCCTATGGATAGCGTTAAAATATAATAAGTTAAGCGCGTTGAATGTGTAGTCGGCTCGGTGGCTTTCGCGCCGGCCTCGCCAGCCGTCACGCGGCGGTTTGTCGGTTGCGCCGGCCTCGCTTGCAGTTGCGCGGCGGTTTGTTTGTCGAGTCAGCCCTCACCCGTGGTCACGGGGCGGTATTCCTGTCGCCTGGCCCTCACTCACACCCGCACACTGGATTGCCCGGGAAGCATTCCGCCGGCGGGTCGAGCTGGTTCTTCAGGTATTTCTGCACGTACGCTTTTTCCTTGTCGCTGAGCAGCACCTTCTCCAGGGTCACCTCCATGGCGTCCACGGCGCGCGGCGTGCGCAGGATAAGCTCCTCGTCCATGCCCTCGCCGGCCAGGCGCTGGCCCAGCTCGGAGCGCACGAAATTGAGCCGCGTCAGCTCGAACCGCGCCTCTTGCCAGCCAAGGTACCAGTACCATTCCGTATAATAGGTCCAGCTGCGCTCGTTGAAGGCGCGCACATGGGTGGGGTCCTGCCAGGCACCGTGCGAGAGGTCGTAGGGCACGATGATGCGCATGTGGCCGCCGGGAGCCAGCAGGGACAGGCACGAGCTCATGCAGGTGACGAGATTGGGGATGTGCTCCAGCACGTCGCGGGCCACGATCTCCTCGAAGGTGCCGGGCTCGATGCGGATCTCGCCGAAGCGCGCGGTCTGGGCAACGCCGTGGGGCGGGAAGGGCCTGTTCAGGTCGGCCACCACGTCCGGCCGCCAGAAGGGATCGCAGTCCACGTTCAGGTAGTCGTGCTTGAAGAGCTTGCCGCTGCCGATATTGAGACGCTTTGGGTAGTCGGTCATAGTTTTCGGTATTCTTTGGGGATCAGCCCCGCGTGTCTTTGGTGTGGTGACCGATGGCGGAGCCCGGTCATGTGCCAGGCGTGCGTGATCGGGGGGGGGCGGGAACGGTTGTGCCTGACCATCGGATATGTTCATTATCCCAGGGAAGGTTCATGCGCAATGCAAGCGGTCCTGGCGGCCAGGTTGGCGGCGCGGCGCTACCGTTTCGAGTCCCGGCCTGCCTGGATTGTTGCCAGGGGCGCGCGTTGCCAGGACCACGGCATGGTGGTAAGCACCACGTTCCGTCACAGAACCGTCAAAAATTACATGGACCATATGGAAGGAGGAAGGAAGTGACTACGGTGCGCGCGTTTATGGAAAAGAATTACAAGCACTTCAATGCCCGCGAGACCTTGGATGCCGCGCGTGCGTGGGAAGAGCTGCTGGCCGGCGGCGGACAGATGTTCGTGACCCTGGCCGGAGCCATGTCCACGGCCGAGCTGGGCATTTCTCTGGCCCCGCTCATCCGCGCGGGCAAGGTCCATGGCCTCTGCACCACAGCGGCCAACCTGGAAGAGGACCTCTTCAACCTCTTCGACAACCCGGACTACCGCCTGGTGCCGCATTACAAGGACCTGACGCCAGAGCAGGAAGCGGAGCTGCGCGACGAGGGCATGAACCGCGTCACCGACACGTGCATTCCGGAATGGGCCATGCTCAAGGCGGAAAAGTACCTGATCGACCTCTGGAAAGAGGCCGAGGCCGCGGGCAAGTCGCATTTCCCCTGGGAGTATATGTACGCGTTGCTGGACATGCCCGAGGTGCAGGAGCACTTCCGCATGCCCAAGGAGAGCTCCTGGGTCTGGGCGGCCAAGGAGAAGAACCTGCCCATCTACACGCCGGGCTGGGAGGACTGCACCCTGGGCAACAAGTTCACCGCCCTGGTGATGACCGGCAAGCTCTCCTCGCACAACCTCATCAAGAGCGGCACGCAGCAGCTGGAGCACCTGGCCAACTGGTACTCCGAGCGCGCTGACAGCAAGACGCCGGTGGGCTTCTTCCAGATCGGCGGCGGCATCGCCGGTGACTTCTCCATTTGCGTGGTGCCCATGCTCATCCAGGACTTGCACAAGGAAGACATGCCGCACTGGGCGTACTTCTGCCAAATCTCCGACTCCACCACCTCGTACGGCTCGTACTCCGGCGCCGTGCCCAACGAGAAGATCACCTGGCACAAGCTGGACCCGCACACGCCCAAGTTCATGATCAACTCCGACGCCTCTGTCGTGGCGCCACTCATTTTCTCCTACCTCATGGGCGAGTAGGAGCCTCCAGCAAAGCCGGTCGCTACGCCGAGCACACCGTGCAAACGCAGACAAGGTTTTGCTGGCGGCTCTAAGCCCGCCTGCCGGCGCATGCCGGCTCTTTCGCGCACCATATATCGAACGCAGGAGGGAGACTCGACACGGGTCTCCCTCTTGCGCTCGTGCGCCGTTCATGGTCTAAGATTACAGATGGAATGTTCCGGACGGCGTTTTTGCGCGCGTCCGGCGCATGCTCCGGCTGCGCAACGTCGCGCCGAAACGAGATAATCCATACAGGAGAGATCGAGAATCATGCTGAACGAAACCATGAACGATGCACTGAACGAGCAGGTGAAGTGGGAATTCTACTCCAGCTTTCTGTATCTTGCCATGGCCGCGTACTGCGCGGAGCAGGGCCTTCCCGGTTGCGCCAGCTGGATGCGGCTCCAGGCGGACGAGGAGCGTATGCACGCCATGAAGTTCTATGACTTCATTCTGGAGCGCGGCGGCTCCGTGCGCCTGCACGCCATCGATGAGCCCAAGGGCGCGTTCGACTCCATGCTGGACGTGTTCGAATACGGGCTGAGCCACGAGCGCGAGGTCACCCGCCGTATCAACGAGCTGGTGAACCTGGCCATGGATCAGCGCGACCATGCCACGAGCATCTTCCTGCAATGGTTCGTCACCGAGCAGGTGGAGGAAGAGGACAACTTCTCCGACGTGGTGGCCCGGTTCCGGCTGGTGGGCAACAAGGGCGAAGGGTTGTTCATGCTGGATAAAGAGCTGGGCGGCCGCGCGCCGGCGCCTGCGGCCGAGTAAGGCCCCCGGCAGCCATCCGCATCCATACACTATCCGAACCCGGCGCATTCCCGGCGCGGCGCATTGTTGCGCCGGGAGGGCCGCCGAGCCCGAGAACAAGGGAGGACCGATGTCCGAGAGCTCCAGAGAGATGCTCTGTCAGGCCCTGGGCATGGTGGACAAGGCCATTGATTTTTACGACGCGCACGCCGAGTCCTGCCAGGGCGGCGTCATCCGCGACGTGTTCGTCCGTCTGCGCGATCTCAAGAAAACCCGCCGCGACAGGCTGCAGGAGCTGCACGACAAGGTGGAGGCCGGTGTGAGCTTTGCCGAGGCCTGCGGGTCCATGGAGCTGGAGGCGGCCGAAGGCGCGAACATGTTCCGCAAGATCGCCACGAGCCACGAGCCGGTGAGCTGCCCGCTGGACGAGATCGCCTCCATCGACGAGGCCGCGGCCATCGAGCTGGATCTTGTCCGCTTCTTCGAGGACCAGGAGCAGGCCGCCGCCGGGCCGGTGGAGAAGAAGTTCCTCCACTACCTGGTGCAGGATGCCCGCGGCCAGTTCATGCTCATCAACGACATGAAGTGGTACTATGAGGACCCCAAGGCCTGGACCTTTGCCGACAAGAAGCCCTACGAGGCGTAGCGCCCACAGTCGCCCAGCACCGGCGGAACCGAAGCCTTTTCGCCGCGCGC from Oceanidesulfovibrio marinus includes:
- a CDS encoding class I SAM-dependent methyltransferase, whose protein sequence is MTDYPKRLNIGSGKLFKHDYLNVDCDPFWRPDVVADLNRPFPPHGVAQTARFGEIRIEPGTFEEIVARDVLEHIPNLVTCMSSCLSLLAPGGHMRIIVPYDLSHGAWQDPTHVRAFNERSWTYYTEWYWYLGWQEARFELTRLNFVRSELGQRLAGEGMDEELILRTPRAVDAMEVTLEKVLLSDKEKAYVQKYLKNQLDPPAECFPGNPVCGCE
- a CDS encoding deoxyhypusine synthase family protein, which encodes MTTVRAFMEKNYKHFNARETLDAARAWEELLAGGGQMFVTLAGAMSTAELGISLAPLIRAGKVHGLCTTAANLEEDLFNLFDNPDYRLVPHYKDLTPEQEAELRDEGMNRVTDTCIPEWAMLKAEKYLIDLWKEAEAAGKSHFPWEYMYALLDMPEVQEHFRMPKESSWVWAAKEKNLPIYTPGWEDCTLGNKFTALVMTGKLSSHNLIKSGTQQLEHLANWYSERADSKTPVGFFQIGGGIAGDFSICVVPMLIQDLHKEDMPHWAYFCQISDSTTSYGSYSGAVPNEKITWHKLDPHTPKFMINSDASVVAPLIFSYLMGE
- a CDS encoding ferritin; the encoded protein is MLNETMNDALNEQVKWEFYSSFLYLAMAAYCAEQGLPGCASWMRLQADEERMHAMKFYDFILERGGSVRLHAIDEPKGAFDSMLDVFEYGLSHEREVTRRINELVNLAMDQRDHATSIFLQWFVTEQVEEEDNFSDVVARFRLVGNKGEGLFMLDKELGGRAPAPAAE